In Marinobacter sp. ANT_B65, the following proteins share a genomic window:
- a CDS encoding CASTOR/POLLUX-related putative ion channel: MLPFRVVDRVKFIVERQLVKGAGFQLLVVGIFIGLISLVGGLLVVPQGGDFDDPGSAVWWAFLRLTDPGYLGDDVGTWQRFVSTLLTISGYVVFMGTLVAILTRWLIAKMADLERGLTPVTLKKHVVVLGWTPQTLPLLSDLLGSSGRMRRFLEKHDTQKLNLVVLSEEASAEQVHELRNEPGIGRRARQIILRSGSAIQPDALHRVACLDAAAVIVPSAVYEAGSLISSDVETVKALLSIAAQARYYQAPLPFVVAEIQDIRKLPVVERAYPGAVEVVAGNATISRLLVQNVLHPGLSEVYNELLTAGEGNEIYVRGGETVAGMSLGELAAGRPGVIILGLLRREGQGWDMRLAAHSGTRIEAEDRIVMLARNYSETDADPKAQVLPQISRGEAKPSVHGGGLKDRRILLLGWNRRVPSLMAEFASYGPGQPVLDIVSVVPVSEREQAISRYAAVKPLAVYSHIEADYMVEDELRRINPASYDTILLLGSDRLASGEEADARTMVGYLQLEDILAGAVRRPQLIMELSDPDNRHLLYGHQSEMLISPMILSHILAQVALRRELRLVLDELFTAGGAEIQFRDPDDYPLPASVDFQLLERILAGEGEIALGIFRNQPDSAGRHLSLNPPRREHLDIQPGDRLVVLCITDQAGQSPETGEIPPR, encoded by the coding sequence ATGTTGCCTTTTCGCGTTGTCGACCGTGTGAAGTTCATTGTTGAACGGCAATTGGTAAAAGGCGCTGGTTTCCAGTTGCTGGTGGTGGGCATTTTTATTGGTTTGATTTCTCTTGTAGGCGGCCTTCTCGTGGTGCCCCAGGGTGGCGATTTTGACGACCCCGGGTCCGCTGTATGGTGGGCTTTTCTGCGCCTGACAGACCCGGGTTATCTGGGCGACGACGTGGGAACCTGGCAGCGCTTTGTCTCAACCTTGCTGACCATCAGCGGGTATGTGGTATTTATGGGTACGCTGGTAGCTATCCTGACCCGCTGGCTGATCGCAAAAATGGCAGACCTCGAGCGGGGGCTGACACCTGTTACCCTGAAAAAACACGTGGTTGTGCTGGGCTGGACGCCCCAGACATTGCCTCTGCTTTCCGATCTTCTGGGTTCGTCGGGCCGTATGCGACGGTTCCTTGAAAAGCACGACACCCAGAAACTGAACCTGGTGGTGTTATCGGAAGAGGCTTCAGCTGAGCAGGTACATGAACTGCGGAATGAACCCGGTATTGGCCGGCGCGCCCGTCAGATCATCCTGCGTTCCGGGTCTGCCATCCAGCCCGATGCCCTGCACCGGGTCGCCTGTCTTGATGCCGCCGCCGTGATTGTGCCCAGTGCTGTTTATGAAGCGGGCAGCCTGATTTCCTCCGATGTGGAGACTGTTAAAGCCTTGTTGTCGATTGCAGCTCAGGCAAGGTACTACCAGGCACCTTTACCTTTTGTGGTCGCTGAAATTCAGGATATCCGCAAATTGCCGGTGGTTGAGCGTGCCTATCCTGGTGCGGTTGAAGTGGTTGCCGGCAATGCCACGATCAGCCGTTTGTTGGTGCAGAACGTGCTGCATCCCGGATTGTCTGAAGTTTATAACGAGCTGCTGACGGCTGGTGAAGGCAATGAGATTTACGTGCGGGGTGGAGAAACGGTCGCTGGCATGTCTCTCGGGGAACTGGCTGCCGGGCGCCCTGGGGTTATCATTCTTGGCCTGCTTCGTCGTGAGGGGCAAGGGTGGGATATGCGCCTGGCGGCACACTCCGGAACCCGCATAGAAGCGGAAGACAGGATTGTGATGTTAGCTCGCAACTACTCCGAAACGGATGCTGATCCGAAAGCACAGGTGCTGCCTCAGATAAGCCGTGGGGAAGCAAAACCCTCCGTGCATGGAGGCGGGCTGAAAGATCGCCGTATTCTTTTGCTTGGCTGGAATCGCAGAGTGCCCAGCCTCATGGCTGAGTTTGCAAGCTATGGCCCGGGGCAGCCTGTACTGGATATTGTGTCCGTTGTACCTGTGTCTGAACGTGAGCAGGCGATCAGCCGCTATGCTGCGGTTAAACCTCTCGCGGTATACAGCCACATAGAGGCGGACTATATGGTTGAGGATGAATTGCGCCGCATCAATCCAGCCAGTTACGACACTATCTTGTTGCTTGGCAGTGACCGGCTGGCCTCGGGTGAAGAGGCTGATGCACGCACAATGGTCGGCTATCTCCAGCTTGAAGACATACTGGCAGGAGCAGTCCGGCGCCCGCAGCTGATTATGGAGCTGAGCGATCCGGACAATCGCCATCTGCTATATGGTCATCAGAGTGAAATGCTCATCAGTCCGATGATTCTCAGCCATATTCTGGCCCAGGTGGCCCTGAGGCGGGAATTGCGTCTGGTATTGGATGAGCTCTTTACGGCGGGTGGTGCGGAAATCCAGTTTCGTGATCCCGACGACTACCCGCTACCAGCCAGTGTTGATTTTCAATTGCTGGAACGGATATTAGCGGGAGAAGGCGAGATAGCTCTAGGAATCTTCCGGAACCAGCCAGATTCTGCGGGTCGGCACCTGAGCCTGAATCCGCCGAGGCGGGAACACCTGGACATTCAACCAGGGGATCGCCTCGTGGTTTTGTGCATTACGGACCAGGCTGGCCAATCACCGGAAACGGGTGAAATCCCGCCCCGGTGA